A window from Armatimonas rosea encodes these proteins:
- a CDS encoding phytanoyl-CoA dioxygenase family protein: protein MTIHDALAALGVHDDTLSSAEKAQLDQDGFLALPNILTPAELTAINARLAELLDDEGERAGIEVHQEAGTNRLANLVDKSPLFLPCYTHPRVLAGIAHVLQGDLKLSSLNHRAALPGQGLQHLHADWSGATKPGEFFVCNSIWLLDDFTLDNGATRVVPGSHNSGKAPRDEMENPADPHPREQVLVAPAGTVVIFNSHTWHGGTLNRTSRPRRALHAYYTRRDQPQQTNQSTSLRPETIAGLSEAARTILDV from the coding sequence ATGACCATTCACGATGCACTGGCCGCTCTGGGGGTCCACGACGATACCCTCAGCTCCGCCGAAAAAGCCCAGCTCGACCAAGACGGTTTTCTCGCTCTCCCCAATATCCTGACTCCCGCAGAGCTCACCGCGATCAATGCACGCCTCGCGGAGCTCCTCGACGACGAAGGGGAGCGGGCGGGGATCGAGGTGCACCAGGAGGCGGGAACCAACCGCCTCGCCAATCTGGTCGACAAGAGCCCGCTCTTTCTGCCGTGCTACACCCACCCGCGTGTTTTGGCGGGGATCGCCCATGTCCTGCAAGGCGACCTGAAGCTCTCGTCGCTCAACCACCGCGCTGCCCTCCCCGGCCAAGGGCTCCAGCACCTCCACGCGGACTGGAGCGGGGCCACAAAGCCCGGTGAGTTCTTTGTCTGCAACTCGATCTGGCTACTGGACGACTTCACCCTCGACAATGGAGCGACCCGCGTTGTCCCCGGCTCCCACAATAGCGGCAAGGCCCCCCGCGATGAGATGGAGAACCCCGCCGATCCTCACCCCCGTGAGCAAGTGCTGGTCGCGCCCGCCGGGACCGTGGTGATCTTCAATAGCCACACCTGGCACGGCGGAACCCTCAACCGCACCAGCCGTCCCCGGCGCGCCCTGCACGCCTACTACACCCGCCGAGACCAGCCCCAGCAGACCAACCAGAGCACGTCCCTGCGCCCCGAGACCATCGCAGGACTCTCCGAGGCCGCGCGGACGATCTTGGATGTCTAA
- a CDS encoding phytanoyl-CoA dioxygenase family protein, with protein sequence MTLTAQRKELELTGDTFGELRESNDILLDGPALQQRMADDGYLFFRGALSRSGVTEARRECVRRLAEAGRLEPGTDLMDAIPRREGTGSYFWAELAEGNAPLREVLYSGPMMAIFERLLGGTVRHYDFTWMRAVTPGGGTAPHCDVVYMGRGTKNLYTAWTPLGDIPRSVGGLIVLEGSHKRHDITGSYLAQDVDSYCENGPVAEEVRTGKIHWEHPETHAPWDGAFSHDPPALRKQLGGRWLTADYAMGDVLIFSMATLHASLDNQGDTIRLSSDTRYQRADEPIDERWITGPQGEKPIAHGLAAKRGRIC encoded by the coding sequence ATGACGCTCACTGCACAGCGAAAGGAGCTAGAGCTAACGGGGGATACCTTCGGCGAGCTGCGTGAGTCCAACGATATCCTCCTCGACGGGCCAGCGCTCCAGCAGCGCATGGCCGACGACGGCTATCTCTTTTTCCGCGGAGCCCTAAGCCGCTCAGGTGTCACCGAGGCGCGGCGGGAGTGTGTGCGGCGGCTCGCGGAGGCAGGACGCTTGGAGCCGGGCACGGACCTGATGGACGCAATCCCGCGGAGGGAGGGCACCGGGAGCTACTTCTGGGCCGAGCTCGCGGAGGGCAACGCGCCGCTGCGGGAAGTACTCTACTCCGGGCCGATGATGGCGATCTTCGAGCGGCTCTTGGGCGGCACCGTGCGCCACTACGACTTCACCTGGATGCGGGCCGTGACACCGGGCGGCGGGACAGCCCCTCACTGCGATGTGGTCTACATGGGACGCGGGACAAAGAACCTCTACACGGCCTGGACGCCGCTGGGGGATATCCCGCGCTCCGTGGGGGGTCTGATCGTCCTAGAGGGCTCCCACAAGCGCCACGATATCACGGGGAGTTATCTGGCACAGGACGTCGACTCCTACTGTGAGAATGGGCCTGTCGCCGAGGAGGTGCGGACGGGAAAGATTCACTGGGAGCACCCCGAGACCCACGCCCCCTGGGACGGTGCCTTCTCCCACGACCCGCCCGCGCTACGCAAGCAGCTCGGGGGGCGCTGGCTGACAGCGGACTATGCGATGGGCGATGTGCTGATCTTCTCAATGGCGACCCTCCACGCTAGCCTAGACAACCAGGGCGACACGATCCGCCTGAGCTCCGACACGCGCTACCAGCGCGCCGATGAGCCCATCGATGAGCGGTGGATCACGGGGCCACAGGGCGAGAAACCCATCGCACATGGGCTCGCGGCCAAGCGCGGGAGAATCTGCTAG
- a CDS encoding AraC family transcriptional regulator yields the protein MSEMVEQERLLEELTRTALGRLILTGEIQGGHGVRTKERWRVYGSYAVVVVTRGRGRYQDSLGVDRKLGAGDVIFVFPDLPHRYGPPPSQSWDELYVTFDGPIFDLWRHEGLLNPAQPVCSGGELGLDWGRRLQALLGSHGPQASPQERLAFLHHFLELLAEPLLRETQEKSPTHDDWLARACVRLETQLEESLSLELVAQEVGLGYETFRKRFQQAKGVSPARYRMQCRIALAQQLLRFSPQRTNQQVAESLGFADAFHFSRRFTELVGETPRAFRRRGQQKVPSVESTEGT from the coding sequence ATGTCAGAAATGGTCGAGCAAGAGCGCTTGCTAGAGGAGCTGACACGGACCGCGCTGGGGCGTCTGATCCTCACGGGAGAGATTCAAGGAGGCCATGGCGTACGCACAAAGGAGCGCTGGCGGGTCTATGGCTCGTACGCGGTTGTGGTGGTCACGCGGGGGCGCGGACGCTACCAGGACAGCCTGGGAGTCGATAGGAAACTCGGGGCTGGCGATGTGATCTTTGTCTTTCCTGACCTCCCGCATCGCTACGGCCCGCCCCCGAGCCAGAGCTGGGATGAGCTCTACGTGACGTTCGATGGTCCGATCTTTGATCTCTGGCGTCACGAGGGCCTCCTCAACCCTGCGCAGCCGGTCTGTAGCGGGGGGGAGCTTGGCCTGGACTGGGGAAGGCGTCTTCAGGCACTTCTTGGAAGCCACGGCCCACAGGCAAGTCCGCAGGAGCGCCTTGCCTTCCTGCACCATTTTCTGGAGCTGCTCGCCGAGCCCCTGCTACGCGAGACTCAGGAGAAGAGCCCTACCCACGACGACTGGCTTGCCCGTGCCTGTGTGCGCCTGGAGACTCAGCTGGAGGAGTCCCTCTCTCTGGAGCTCGTGGCGCAGGAGGTTGGGCTGGGCTACGAGACCTTTCGTAAGCGTTTTCAGCAAGCTAAGGGGGTCTCGCCGGCCCGCTACCGCATGCAGTGCCGGATCGCCCTTGCCCAGCAGCTCCTGCGCTTCTCTCCACAGCGCACAAACCAGCAGGTCGCCGAGTCGCTGGGGTTTGCGGACGCCTTTCACTTCTCACGCCGCTTTACGGAGCTGGTCGGGGAGACACCGCGTGCGTTCCGTCGGCGGGGGCAACAAAAAGTGCCCTCGGTGGAGTCCACCGAGGGCACTTAG
- a CDS encoding TonB family protein encodes MANLDHGVIAQLINIPEDDSGRRFMAALLASLGINAAAMIGINVASALHSDGEKPPAQIVAKPVDLVFDNPQLIKPEDKPQPTPAPKPRPRVKQTLKPKPVIKSKRPEPVKPKEKKPEPEQNKPEPDKPQPTPEPEAVKEPEPVKAEPKREPEPVRKPTVKTAASERRPSDVQQNTTATNTTATTSQTAVNTSTSAQNNSAARIAGSAGEAARSSEVAAGISSATALSRSLPTRNPGALAGGSSRSAVSATSERADSGAIVVGGGNNPAAAANFRPSDIARSSGVAGASGGAVRGGSSGFSSAAGSTSIASISAPSYVGRRGPAIGNTALVSESKAVLTSAMSDDGKANSGLATIQGTKGQVATSVAVGRTGVSGESAGRAGVGGGRNIGSASVGDASVSGAGPGGSRGPANGTGRLTDSTTRGSVSGANEGERGSGLSAGSGNAAGAAGGTATRTGGGGGPQGQAGRAGGGGGGGAAARASGGGDAGVETKNENKEEKKPIVKKDGGVVDKKPAGSESKRNEDAEPTFEPTPELTSDMKKRQFKTSVRVRVTIDADGSHEEEIIQGTGDDEIDQLILRTMRRWKWRPAYKDGEKTKSTRPYSFRISID; translated from the coding sequence ATGGCAAATCTTGACCATGGCGTAATCGCCCAGCTCATCAACATACCGGAAGATGATTCCGGTCGACGTTTTATGGCGGCCTTGCTTGCTTCCCTCGGCATCAATGCCGCCGCCATGATTGGCATCAATGTCGCCAGCGCTCTTCACAGCGACGGCGAAAAGCCCCCCGCACAGATCGTCGCCAAGCCCGTCGATCTGGTCTTTGACAATCCCCAGCTCATCAAGCCTGAGGACAAGCCCCAGCCCACACCTGCTCCCAAGCCTCGGCCTCGTGTCAAGCAGACCCTGAAGCCTAAACCGGTCATCAAGTCCAAGCGGCCCGAGCCGGTCAAGCCCAAGGAGAAGAAGCCCGAGCCCGAGCAGAACAAACCTGAGCCGGATAAGCCCCAGCCCACCCCGGAGCCTGAGGCGGTCAAAGAGCCCGAGCCGGTCAAGGCGGAGCCAAAGCGCGAGCCAGAGCCCGTGCGCAAGCCCACGGTGAAGACAGCGGCGTCGGAGCGGCGGCCCAGTGATGTCCAGCAAAACACGACTGCGACCAACACGACAGCAACCACCTCTCAGACGGCGGTCAATACGAGCACCAGCGCCCAGAACAACAGCGCCGCTCGTATCGCGGGAAGCGCCGGTGAGGCTGCTCGTAGTAGCGAGGTCGCGGCCGGAATTAGTAGTGCAACCGCTCTCAGTCGGAGCTTGCCAACCCGAAACCCAGGAGCACTTGCAGGCGGCTCCAGCCGCTCAGCGGTCTCTGCTACCAGCGAGCGCGCCGACTCGGGCGCGATCGTCGTGGGTGGTGGAAACAACCCTGCGGCTGCGGCGAACTTCCGGCCCTCGGATATCGCCCGAAGCTCAGGGGTTGCCGGCGCAAGCGGTGGCGCGGTGCGCGGTGGGAGCAGCGGCTTTTCCAGCGCGGCGGGCTCTACCTCGATCGCCTCAATCTCTGCGCCCTCGTATGTGGGACGGCGTGGTCCGGCGATTGGCAACACGGCGCTGGTCTCCGAGTCTAAGGCGGTACTGACCTCGGCGATGTCCGACGACGGTAAGGCCAACTCCGGGCTCGCGACCATCCAGGGTACCAAGGGCCAGGTGGCGACCTCGGTGGCAGTTGGACGTACCGGCGTGAGCGGCGAGTCTGCCGGGCGTGCTGGTGTGGGGGGTGGCCGCAATATCGGCTCCGCGAGTGTCGGGGATGCCTCGGTCTCTGGGGCTGGCCCTGGGGGCTCACGGGGACCCGCAAACGGCACAGGACGCCTCACCGATAGCACGACCCGCGGTAGCGTCAGTGGTGCCAATGAGGGCGAGCGTGGCTCGGGCCTCTCTGCAGGCAGTGGCAATGCCGCAGGCGCAGCGGGCGGCACGGCGACCCGTACCGGCGGCGGTGGCGGGCCACAGGGCCAGGCAGGCCGTGCCGGTGGCGGTGGCGGCGGTGGTGCAGCAGCACGTGCGTCGGGTGGTGGCGATGCGGGTGTCGAGACCAAGAACGAGAACAAGGAAGAGAAGAAGCCCATCGTCAAGAAAGACGGCGGGGTGGTGGATAAGAAGCCGGCGGGAAGCGAGTCCAAGCGAAACGAGGACGCAGAGCCGACCTTCGAGCCCACCCCTGAGCTGACTTCCGACATGAAGAAGCGGCAGTTCAAGACCAGTGTCCGCGTCCGGGTCACGATCGATGCCGACGGGAGCCACGAGGAGGAGATCATCCAAGGCACCGGCGACGACGAGATCGACCAGCTGATCCTGCGCACGATGCGTCGCTGGAAGTGGCGACCTGCCTACAAAGACGGCGAGAAGACCAAGTCCACTCGTCCCTATAGCTTCCGAATCAGTATCGACTAA
- a CDS encoding ABC transporter ATP-binding protein — MTVLRLEEGGVRPAAALEVRGLTVAYKGGFLKPARQVVHDLSFSVQPGEVLGFLGPNGAGKSTTIKAIMGFVLPEMGEISVFGLPAGTAEAKAKIGYLPEVALYYPFLTPLETLRLYGKLQGLSGKALDDQAMELLRRVGLEGREKQQLRTFSKGMQQRLGIAQSLLGKPALLVLDEVSSGVDPIGRRHLRELLGEVRKQGTTIFFSSHELDEVAQLCDRVILIYGGKVVAEHEMDAHLRSGIGSPLESYFVETMEQAARQAA, encoded by the coding sequence ATGACGGTATTACGATTAGAAGAAGGTGGAGTACGGCCGGCGGCGGCCCTGGAGGTGCGGGGACTAACCGTGGCGTACAAAGGCGGCTTTCTCAAGCCCGCCCGGCAGGTTGTTCATGACCTCTCGTTCTCGGTGCAGCCGGGTGAGGTTCTGGGGTTTCTCGGCCCCAATGGCGCAGGGAAGTCCACGACCATCAAGGCGATCATGGGCTTCGTGCTCCCGGAGATGGGGGAGATCAGTGTCTTTGGGCTACCCGCGGGAACCGCTGAGGCAAAGGCCAAGATTGGCTACCTGCCCGAGGTGGCGCTCTACTATCCCTTCCTGACCCCTCTAGAGACCCTACGACTCTATGGGAAGCTTCAGGGGCTCTCGGGGAAGGCACTCGACGATCAAGCGATGGAGCTCTTGCGCCGTGTTGGCCTAGAGGGCCGGGAGAAGCAGCAGCTCCGGACATTCTCCAAGGGAATGCAGCAGCGCCTCGGGATTGCACAGTCGCTCTTGGGGAAGCCCGCCCTGCTTGTCCTCGACGAGGTCTCCAGCGGGGTGGATCCCATCGGGCGTCGGCACCTGCGTGAGCTCTTAGGCGAGGTTCGTAAGCAAGGCACGACCATCTTTTTCTCGTCGCACGAGCTCGATGAGGTGGCCCAGCTCTGTGACCGGGTGATCTTGATCTACGGCGGCAAGGTCGTGGCGGAGCATGAGATGGATGCTCATCTGCGCTCGGGGATCGGCTCGCCGCTGGAGAGCTACTTTGTCGAGACCATGGAGCAGGCTGCGCGGCAAGCGGCCTAA
- a CDS encoding phytanoyl-CoA dioxygenase family protein → MLPELATDYPLTAEQTAHYQTNGWVLLRSVAAPDEIPPYREVITSMTNEFAKRYAPIEQRDTYGKAFIQFSNIWELSDDVKKFVTARRFAKIAAELMGVEGVRLYHDQALYKEPRGGHTPWHQDQQYWPLDGVKCVTLWMPLVDVSAEMGTMRFASGSQALGYLGHENISDDSEARFDALVAEKGYPLAYAGDMAAGDATFHNGWTLHGAPGNADAERTREVMTIIYLEDNATISTPDHANRENDLRRWFPGLKPGELAASSLNPLLYHKTLLP, encoded by the coding sequence ATGCTTCCTGAGCTAGCTACCGACTACCCTCTCACTGCTGAGCAGACCGCCCACTACCAGACCAATGGCTGGGTGCTCCTCCGCTCGGTCGCGGCCCCCGACGAGATCCCGCCCTACCGTGAGGTTATCACGTCGATGACCAATGAGTTCGCCAAGCGCTACGCCCCCATAGAGCAGCGCGATACCTACGGCAAGGCCTTTATCCAGTTCTCCAATATCTGGGAGCTCTCCGACGATGTCAAGAAGTTCGTGACCGCGCGCCGCTTCGCCAAGATCGCGGCGGAGCTGATGGGAGTCGAGGGCGTGCGGCTCTACCACGACCAAGCCCTCTACAAAGAGCCGCGCGGGGGGCACACACCGTGGCACCAGGACCAGCAGTACTGGCCACTCGATGGCGTCAAGTGTGTCACCCTCTGGATGCCGCTGGTCGATGTCTCGGCGGAGATGGGCACCATGCGGTTTGCGTCGGGCTCCCAGGCGCTGGGCTACCTGGGCCATGAGAATATCTCCGATGACTCCGAGGCCCGCTTCGATGCGCTTGTGGCGGAGAAAGGCTACCCGCTCGCCTACGCCGGCGACATGGCCGCGGGCGATGCGACCTTCCACAACGGCTGGACCCTGCACGGTGCTCCCGGCAACGCCGACGCCGAGCGTACCCGTGAGGTGATGACCATTATCTATCTCGAGGACAACGCCACGATCTCGACGCCGGACCACGCCAACCGGGAGAACGACCTGCGCCGCTGGTTCCCCGGCCTCAAGCCCGGCGAGCTCGCCGCCAGCAGTCTCAACCCCCTGCTCTACCACAAGACCCTCCTGCCATGA